In one Lolium rigidum isolate FL_2022 chromosome 3, APGP_CSIRO_Lrig_0.1, whole genome shotgun sequence genomic region, the following are encoded:
- the LOC124694804 gene encoding salt tolerance receptor-like cytoplasmic kinase 1 yields the protein MLLHRHKFPLLCCGCGGAGGVVATGVAARGAAHVDDAAAKKAAANAGKSARQLSWAQVEAMTAGFTTAVVGEGGFSTVYLARLSGGSKPQLAAVKLHRSCSERLRRAFRQELDALLCVRHPHIVRLLAFCDQRDEGVLVLEFAPNGNLHDNLHAGEGKQIVPMPWARRVAVALQVARALEYLHDRCEPQVVHGDVKASNVLLDAAMGARLCDFGSARAGFSASASVRPPRTVLGSPGYVDPHYLRSGVLTRKSDVYSFGVLLLELLTGTQPFHDGRLLTSAVVPMINKAGSWDVRKIVDQRLGCQFDVAQAATIASLAAECVMENPTLRPSMADVVRALEQTSVARR from the coding sequence ATGCTGTTGCACAGGCACAAGTTCCCGCTCCTCTGCTGCGGCTGCGGAGGAGCCGGCGGCGTCGTTGCCACCGGTGTCGCCGCCCGAGGAGCAGCCCACGTCGACGACGCCGCCGCAAAGAAAGCTGCAGCCAACGCCGGCAAGAGCGCCAGGCAGCTGTCGTGGGCGCAGGTGGAGGCCATGACGGCTGGCTTCACCACGGCCGTGGTCGGCGAGGGCGGCTTCAGCACCGTGTACCTCGCGCGCCTCTCCGGCGGCTCCAAACCGCAGCTCGCCGCCGTCAAGCTCCACCGCAGCTGCAGCGAGCGCCTGCGCCGCGCGTTCCGCCAGGAGCTGGACGCGTTGCTCTGCGTCCGACACCCGCACATCGTGCGCCTCCTCGCCTTCTGCGACCAGCGCGACGAGGGCGTGCTCGTGCTCGAGTTCGCGCCCAACGGCAACCTGCACGACAACCTCCACGCTGGTGAAGGCAAGCAGATCGTACCGATGCCGTGGGCGCGGCGGGTGGCGGTGGCGCTGCAGGTGGCCCGCGCGCTGGAGTACCTCCACGACCGGTGCGAGCCGCAGGTAGTGCACGGCGACGTGAAGGCCTCCAACGTGCTGCTGGACGCCGCCATGGGCGCCAGGCTCTGCGACTTCGGTTCGGCGCGCGCGGGGTTCTCGGCGTCGGCGTCCGTCCGCCCGCCGCGCACCGTGCTGGGGTCGCCGGGGTACGTGGACCCGCACTACCTCCGGTCCGGCGTGCTCACCAGGAAGAGCGACGTGTACAGCTTCGGCGTGCTGCTCCTCGAGCTGCTCACTGGCACTCAGCCTTTCCACGACGGCCGGCTCCTCACGTCCGCCGTCGTGCCGATGATCAACAAGGCGGGGTCGTGGGACGTGCGCAAGATTGTTGACCAGAGGTTGGGGTGCCAGTTCGACGTCGCACAGGCAGCCACCATCGCCTCGTTGGCGGCAGAGTGTGTCATGGAGAACCCGACACTCCGGCCGTCCATGGCAGATGTGGTCCGGGCCCTGGAACAGACATCGGTTGCGCGCCGGTAG
- the LOC124694401 gene encoding MOB kinase activator-like 1A translates to MSLFGLGSNKNQRTFRPKKNAPSSNKGVQLKKHIDATLGSGNLRDAVRLPPGEELNEWLAVNTVDFFNQVNILYGTLIEFCTPATCPTMTAGSKFEYRWADGVQIKKPIEVSAPKYVEYLMDWIEVQLDDESLFPQKLGTPFPPNFREVVKTIFKRLFRVYAHIYHTHFQKIVSLKEEAHLNTCFKHFTLFTWEFKLIDKAELAPLIDLIESIVTVS, encoded by the exons ATGAGTCTCTTCGGCCTTGGAAGCAA CAAGAACCAGAGGACATTTCGGCCGAAGAAAAATGCACCATCTAGTAATAAG GGTGTACAGCTGAAAAAGCATATTGATGCAACCTTAGGAAGTGGTAATTTGAGAGATGCAGTTCGACTGCCTCCGGGGGAGGAACTCAATGAATGGCTAGCTGTTAACA CTGTTGATTTCTTCAATCAGGTCAACATCTTATATGGCACTCTAATAGAGTTCTGTACACCTGCTACATGTCCTACTATGACAGCCGGATCCAA ATTTGAGTACAGATGGGCTGATGGAGTGCAGATAAAGAAACCAATCGAAGTTTCGGCACCAAAGTATGTGGAGTATTTGATGGACTGGATTGAGGTCCAACTCGACGATGAGTCACTTTTCCCCCAGAAACTTG GAACCCCTTTCCCACCAAATTTTCGGGAAGTTGTGAAGACAATATTTAAGCGACTTTTCCGTGTTTATGCTCATATTTATCACACACATTTTCAAAAGATTGTGAGCCTCAAAGAAGAAGCCCATCTTAACACCTGCTTCAAGCATTTTACATTGTTCACATgg GAGTTCAAATTGATCGACAAGGCTGAGCTCGCGCCACTTATTGATCTAATTGAATCCATTGTGACAGTTAGCTAA